One window from the genome of Mauremys mutica isolate MM-2020 ecotype Southern chromosome 4, ASM2049712v1, whole genome shotgun sequence encodes:
- the STYX gene encoding serine/threonine/tyrosine-interacting protein — MELARPAFPALPQAKEDAEDWTYPMRREMQEILPGLFLGPYSSAMKSKLPILQKHGITHVICIRQNIEANFIKPNFQQLFRYLVLDIADNPVENIIRFFPTTKEFIDGSLQTGGKVLVHGNAGISRSAALVIAYIMETFGVKYRDAFTYVQERRFCINPNAGFVHQLQEYEAIYLAKLTIQMMSPLQLERSLSVPPGTTGSLKRTHEDEEEFGNMQVAAAQNG, encoded by the exons ATGGAGCTCGCCCGCCCGGCCTTCCCGGCGCTGCCGCAGGCCAAGGAGGACGCCGAG gattgGACCTATCCCATGAGAAGAGAGATGCAG gaAATTTTACCTGGGTTATTTTTAGGCCCATATTCTTCAGCTATGAAAAGCAAG CTACCTATACTTCAGAAACATGGAATAACCCATGTAATATGCATACGGCAAAATATTGAAGCAAATTTTATTAAACCAAACTTCCAACAATTATTTAG GTATTTAGTCTTGGATATTGCAGATAATCCAGTTGAAAATATAATACGATTTTTCCCTACG ACGAAAGAATTTATTGATGGAAGTTTACAAACTGGAG GAAAAGTTCTTGTCCATGGAAATGCAGGGATTTCTAGAAG TGCTGCCTTAGTTATTGCATACATTATGGAAACATTTGGGGTGAAGTACAG GGATGCATTTACTTATGTTCAAGAAAGAAGATTCTGTATTAATCCTAATGCTGGATTTGTCCATCAACTTCAG GAATATGAAGCCATCTATCTAGCAAAATTAACTATCCAGATGATGTCACCACTGCAGCTGGAGAGATCGCTCTCTGTTCCACCTGGTACTACAG gAAGTTTGAAGCGAACACATGAGGATGAGGAAGAATTTGGAAATATGCAagtggcagcagcacagaatgggTGA